The window TCGTTGCTCGAGTTCGGATTCCACGAGGTGGCGACGCCGGTGTTCACGTCGAACGAAGCGAGGTTGTTCCGCAGGATCACGTTCATCGCCGCGAAGTAGCCGCCGACGTAGAGCGTGGTGCCCTGGGCGGTGATCACGTCGGCGCTCGAACTCGCCATCGGGTTCCACGCCAGCGGCGCCGCCGTCACCGGATCGAGCGCCGCGAGAAAGTTGCGCGACTGGCCGGCGATCGTCGGGAAGCCGCCGCCGATGTAGGGAACTCCGCCGACCACCGCCAGTGCGTTGACCGAGCCACCGAGGTTGGGATTCCAGGCCGTGGCGAGTCCGGTCGTCGCCGAGAACTCGGCGAGTGCGAAGCGCGATACCGTGCCGTTGACCATGAAGAAGTTGCCAGCGACGTAGAGGTTGGCCCCGTTCGGCACGATCGTGTTGACGTCGCCGGAGATGTTGGGATTCCAGGCGTTCAGCGCGCCGGTCGCGGTGGTGACGGCGGCGATCGCGTTGCGCGTGACACCGAGAACCTTGTTGAAGCGGCCGCCGAGGTAGAGCGTCCCGCCGTCGAAGCGCAGCTCCATCACCTCGGGGAACATGCTGACCGTGTCGGCGATGGTCGGATTCCAGGCGGTCACGGCTCCGACGCCCGCCGTGTCGATCGCGGCGAGGCACGAGCGTGACTGGCCGCCGACGGTCGAGAACACCCCGCCCGCGTAAATGGCCCCGCCTGCGAAGGCGATCGCGTTGACCGTCGCGCCCGCGTCGGGATTCCAGCTCTTGAGCGACCCGGTCGTGGCGTCGAACGCCGCGAGCCGATTCCGCGGGACAGCGCCCACGAACGTAAATGTCCCCCCAACGTAGAGAATACCGTTCACGAGTGCGATGGACTCGACCCGACCGGTGGTCCCCGCTGTCCAGGCGGCCACCGTTCCGTCCGCGTTGATGCGCGCGAGGTTTTGCCGCCTCAGTCCGCCGACCGAGTCGAAGGAGCCCGCGATGAACCAGCCGCCCGAGCCGTCGGGAATGATGGAGTGCACGCTGCCGCGCACCGGCGCACTCGCGAGTGGCGTGTTGGTGCCGGCCGTGAAGCGCAGGGCGCCGCCCATCCACGGCCCCACGTTCTTGAACAGCCCGGCGGCGTAGAGCGTATCTCCGGAGCGGATGAGCGCGTTGATCTCACCGTTCGGGACCCACAGGTCCAGATCCACGGCCTGGGCGAACGCGGGGGCGTGAGTCAGCACGAAGACGAATGAGAGGAGCAGGCCGAGAAGCGAGCCACCGCGTGAGTGGCGAATCGAAGGACGGTTCATGGTGGGTCTCCAAGCCGGTGGGGTCCGGATCGTGGTGAAGAGCAGGCGCAAGACGGTGACGGACCGCCGGGTCCTCCCTCTGCCAGACCATTGCGCGGAAGCGGGGCCGAAACCGTCACGGCGCCGGAACAAGGGAGCCGGACTCGACGGACAGTTCGTCCTTGTGCCTCTCGCTTTACCGCGCGACAATGCGTTGCCGTAATTCCTCCACCGGGAGCACCCCCCATGGCCGCCTGCCGCCCCCGCGTCGTTCTGCTCGCTCTCGTGCTGTGCGTTGCCCTGTGCGCGCCCGCGTACGCCGCGGGCATCCTGTGCGGCACCGTGCGCGACGCGGTCACGAGCAACCCCATCGCCGGCGCTGGGATCTTCCTCCGGCAGACCACGGGCCAGTACACGGGGTTGAACGGCGCCACCGATGCGACCGGGCACTACTGCATCAACGGCATCCCGGCGGGCACCTACGATCTCGAGGTGCGCCTCGACGACTACCAGGTGGCGTATCGCCGCGGCGTCGTTGTGAACGATGTGCCGGTGAGCGTCGACGTCGACGCCCGGTTCATGGCGAGCACGCTGTCGCCGGCGTGGCCGAATCCCAGCCGCGAAAGTGTCCGCTTCCGCATGCGCATCCGGGACTCCGGGGCCATCGACCTCACCATCCTCGATGTGAACGGACGCCTGATGACGGGCTGGACGGGACTCGCAGGAGTCGGCGAGGAGAGAGTCGTGACGTGGGACTTCCGTGACACGGCCGGGCGCCGCGTGCCGGCGGGCCGTTATTTCGTGAGACTGAGCGCCGGCGATCGGTCGATCTCCCGCGCGTTCGCGCGTATTCCATAAGAGGGCCACCCAGCGATGCACTCATTCCTTCGACGAACCCTCGCCGGCCCGCTCGCGGCCCTTGCAACTGTGTCGATGTGCGTGCTGCTCGTGCTCCAGGCTGGATGCGGGAACGTCAGCCAGAACTCCTTGGCGCCACTGCCGCCGTCGCCGAGTGCGACCATCGCGGGATC of the Candidatus Eisenbacteria bacterium genome contains:
- a CDS encoding T9SS type A sorting domain-containing protein; protein product: MAACRPRVVLLALVLCVALCAPAYAAGILCGTVRDAVTSNPIAGAGIFLRQTTGQYTGLNGATDATGHYCINGIPAGTYDLEVRLDDYQVAYRRGVVVNDVPVSVDVDARFMASTLSPAWPNPSRESVRFRMRIRDSGAIDLTILDVNGRLMTGWTGLAGVGEERVVTWDFRDTAGRRVPAGRYFVRLSAGDRSISRAFARIP
- a CDS encoding PQQ-binding-like beta-propeller repeat protein, translating into MNRPSIRHSRGGSLLGLLLSFVFVLTHAPAFAQAVDLDLWVPNGEINALIRSGDTLYAAGLFKNVGPWMGGALRFTAGTNTPLASAPVRGSVHSIIPDGSGGWFIAGSFDSVGGLRRQNLARINADGTVAAWTAGTTGRVESIALVNGILYVGGTFTFVGAVPRNRLAAFDATTGSLKSWNPDAGATVNAIAFAGGAIYAGGVFSTVGGQSRSCLAAIDTAGVGAVTAWNPTIADTVSMFPEVMELRFDGGTLYLGGRFNKVLGVTRNAIAAVTTATGALNAWNPNISGDVNTIVPNGANLYVAGNFFMVNGTVSRFALAEFSATTGLATAWNPNLGGSVNALAVVGGVPYIGGGFPTIAGQSRNFLAALDPVTAAPLAWNPMASSSADVITAQGTTLYVGGYFAAMNVILRNNLASFDVNTGVATSWNPNSSNEVNAMIKVGDKIYIGGPITNVGGVARSRLAAVHAVTGALLPWNPNASSTVNALVARDSTIYVGGQFTTVGGQTRNRLAAVDTASGAVRAWNPNSGGVVNALAVGHGRVYAAGAFTTVGGFTRNRLVALHPDSGTVAAWNPGADGTVDGLTVTPSRVYAAGHFFNIGGFHRPRVAAIDPVTGLALAWNCDPSAPVNEVLPIGSRVYLGGTFTMVSAVSRSKFAVVDSATAAALPWIANLDFGQVNALASGGQMVYVGGLYNSLAGIARTNMAAIQDQSIITVSVPMPRSIQSRVHLSTPAPHPLRGRGTLAFDLPTSTRVTIALYDVQGRLVRTLMAGELRAAGHHIVPIDAAWLPAGVHYARLRTDDGESTTPLVVVSR